The Nitrososphaerota archaeon genome includes a window with the following:
- a CDS encoding C26 family cysteine hydrolase domain-containing family (Members of this family of hydrolases with an active site Cys residue belong to MEROPS family C26.) — protein MLLVVDNGSTTLHELEAALQKLKVNYRVIKYSHPFQLDEYSCVILTGRSAASDEINRANIKLVKQATQQRKPLLGICYGAEILALANGGALSRLPAKVYGHNTVYVKKINPLTETQQTLKVFESHIFNISRLPTGFESLAYSKSSENEIIAHHELKQYGLQFHPECSGDDGLLILTNFMKFLKRCNL, from the coding sequence ATGCTGCTCGTAGTAGACAACGGCTCAACCACACTGCATGAATTGGAGGCTGCTTTACAGAAACTCAAGGTAAACTACAGAGTTATCAAATATAGCCACCCCTTTCAACTTGACGAGTATAGCTGTGTGATCTTAACTGGGCGTAGTGCCGCATCTGACGAAATCAACAGAGCAAACATCAAGCTGGTCAAGCAAGCCACACAGCAGCGCAAGCCTCTCTTGGGGATATGTTACGGCGCAGAGATCTTAGCGTTGGCTAATGGTGGAGCACTCAGTAGATTACCAGCAAAGGTCTACGGGCATAATACTGTTTATGTAAAGAAGATAAACCCTTTAACAGAAACACAGCAGACGCTAAAAGTATTTGAGTCACACATCTTTAACATATCTAGGCTACCAACAGGCTTCGAATCCCTCGCTTATTCAAAAAGCAGTGAAAACGAGATTATAGCGCATCATGAACTAAAGCAATATGGTCTGCAGTTTCACCCGGAGTGTAGCGGCGATGACGGCTTACTAATACTAACGAACTTTATGAAGTTTCTAAAGCGATGCAACCTATGA
- a CDS encoding SDR family NAD(P)-dependent oxidoreductase codes for MSRIRGLFDISGKVALITGAAGTLGAAFAEALASEGAKIFLIDRRGGELSKVASDLQVKGLECEWLEAVRRRTSTELSRNAKITYDA; via the coding sequence TTGAGTAGGATAAGAGGGTTATTTGATATAAGTGGGAAAGTCGCGCTGATAACAGGCGCAGCTGGGACATTGGGTGCGGCGTTCGCAGAAGCCTTAGCCTCAGAGGGAGCTAAGATCTTTCTTATAGACAGAAGAGGTGGAGAGCTCAGCAAGGTAGCCTCAGATCTACAAGTCAAGGGGTTGGAATGTGAATGGCTTGAAGCAGTCAGGAGGAGGACATCAACCGAGCTTTCAAGAAATGCGAAGATAACCTACGACGCATAG
- a CDS encoding SDR family oxidoreductase, with protein MNRAFKKCEDNLRRIDILVNSVGDSVYKPTLELSLTEWNRVISVNLTSAFLCSRRAAKSMIEAGIRGKIINVASIYGLRADRFPIAPRRRGL; from the coding sequence ATCAACCGAGCTTTCAAGAAATGCGAAGATAACCTACGACGCATAGATATCCTTGTTAATAGCGTAGGAGATTCTGTCTACAAACCAACACTGGAGCTTTCGCTTACTGAGTGGAATAGAGTTATATCTGTGAATCTAACTTCAGCCTTTCTCTGCTCAAGGAGGGCTGCTAAGAGTATGATAGAAGCGGGCATACGAGGTAAGATAATAAACGTAGCATCTATTTATGGTCTACGTGCAGACCGCTTCCCGATAGCTCCTCGAAGGCGGGGCTTATAA
- a CDS encoding SDR family oxidoreductase translates to MYLWSTCRPLPDSSSKAGLINLTKALAVEWARYGINVNAIAPSFVSSRLTRVILEDLKSREYVLSRTPLRRLAQPEDLLGALIFLASSASDYVTGQVIAVDGGVVCLVRYSSIV, encoded by the coding sequence ATCTATTTATGGTCTACGTGCAGACCGCTTCCCGATAGCTCCTCGAAGGCGGGGCTTATAAACCTCACGAAGGCGCTTGCGGTTGAATGGGCGAGATATGGTATAAATGTGAACGCTATAGCTCCTTCCTTCGTATCTAGCAGATTGACAAGAGTCATATTAGAAGACCTTAAAAGCAGAGAATACGTGTTAAGTCGTACGCCGCTTCGGAGACTCGCGCAGCCTGAAGATCTTTTGGGTGCATTAATCTTCTTAGCTTCGTCAGCATCGGATTACGTGACAGGTCAAGTTATTGCTGTAGATGGGGGGGTGGTGTGCTTGGTAAGATACTCATCCATAGTTTGA